The following proteins are encoded in a genomic region of Vibrio sinaloensis:
- a CDS encoding STAS/SEC14 domain-containing protein — protein MSAGRHGITIGIERIGSESVLMLKATGKLTHEDYERIVPVLDSNLQGLNSMHVKMLVDITEFSGWELRAAWDDFQLGLKVGLNIEKIAIYGDKNWQELAAKVGSWFISGQMESFGSYELAVEWLTD, from the coding sequence ATGAGTGCAGGTCGTCATGGAATCACAATTGGTATTGAGCGCATTGGCTCGGAATCCGTTTTAATGCTTAAGGCTACGGGTAAACTCACTCACGAAGACTATGAGAGAATTGTTCCAGTCTTGGATTCTAATTTGCAAGGACTCAACTCCATGCATGTGAAAATGTTAGTCGACATTACTGAGTTTTCAGGTTGGGAGCTACGGGCAGCGTGGGACGATTTTCAGCTTGGCTTAAAGGTAGGTCTGAATATTGAGAAAATAGCGATCTACGGCGACAAAAATTGGCAAGAACTAGCCGCCAAAGTAGGCAGTTGGTTTATATCAGGTCAGATGGAATCATTTGGTAGCTACGAGTTGGCAGTAGAGTGGCTAACTGATTAA
- a CDS encoding TIGR02450 family Trp-rich protein, with amino-acid sequence MNKINPAKLYNSKWTAVSPLNREKHFLVSEVEFDEDGSVLVCKVEAVLSNNEYSIDWRDLKDQSKWLQGWK; translated from the coding sequence ATGAATAAAATTAACCCAGCTAAGTTGTACAACAGTAAGTGGACGGCGGTGAGCCCCCTCAACCGAGAAAAGCATTTCCTCGTGTCAGAGGTAGAGTTTGATGAAGATGGTTCAGTTTTGGTGTGTAAAGTCGAAGCGGTGCTTTCAAATAATGAGTACTCAATTGACTGGAGAGACCTTAAAGACCAAAGTAAATGGCTCCAAGGCTGGAAATGA
- a CDS encoding GNAT family N-acetyltransferase — MEFQKVQKADLDAVTRLVSEVSAKDVLPLLNAQGKQEYKDRVLPDLATTFDDERFSAFKAVSGEEILGFAALRDGNYLTHLFVANSQQGSGLGRTLLNHLLNQTDASEVSLRSSVNAVGFYNRHGFVATGEEAEFNGIRFVPMSLVRT; from the coding sequence ATGGAATTTCAGAAAGTCCAAAAAGCGGACTTGGACGCAGTAACAAGGCTTGTTTCAGAGGTTTCGGCCAAGGACGTGCTTCCACTGCTTAATGCACAAGGAAAGCAAGAGTATAAGGACAGAGTCTTACCTGACCTAGCAACCACTTTCGATGATGAGAGGTTTTCAGCATTCAAGGCTGTATCGGGTGAGGAAATACTTGGTTTTGCTGCTTTGCGTGATGGGAACTATTTAACGCACTTGTTTGTTGCTAATTCTCAGCAGGGTTCAGGGTTAGGTCGTACGCTATTGAATCATTTGCTTAATCAGACAGACGCTAGTGAGGTTAGTCTGCGTTCATCGGTGAATGCTGTTGGGTTCTACAATCGCCATGGTTTCGTAGCAACAGGCGAAGAAGCAGAGTTCAACGGAATTCGTTTCGTGCCAATGTCTTTAGTACGCACATAA
- a CDS encoding VOC family protein, with protein sequence MILNHVSVGASDVVKAVGFYDSVLSTLSVKRTHYIENIAAAYGESFEFWVGSPCEGKATSSNGAHIAFNAPSKEAVDQFYATAIELGGSCAGKPGLRPEYGETYYAAFVRDLDGNKIEAVSM encoded by the coding sequence ATGATTCTAAATCACGTCTCAGTTGGCGCTTCTGATGTGGTAAAAGCAGTTGGTTTTTATGACTCAGTTCTTTCTACGTTGTCTGTTAAGCGTACTCACTATATAGAAAATATCGCTGCGGCTTATGGTGAAAGCTTTGAATTTTGGGTCGGAAGTCCCTGCGAAGGAAAAGCTACATCAAGTAATGGTGCTCATATTGCTTTCAATGCTCCTTCAAAAGAAGCAGTTGACCAGTTCTATGCTACAGCTATTGAGCTGGGAGGTTCATGCGCGGGTAAGCCAGGTTTAAGACCAGAGTATGGCGAAACTTACTACGCAGCATTCGTACGTGACTTAGACGGAAACAAAATCGAAGCAGTTTCAATGTAG
- a CDS encoding type II toxin-antitoxin system Phd/YefM family antitoxin, which yields MTTRILADVAASITELKANPMKVATSAYGEPVAVLNRNEPAFYCVPAEAYEMMMDRLEDLELLAIAKERESEESISVNIDDL from the coding sequence ATGACCACTAGAATTTTAGCCGATGTTGCTGCAAGCATTACTGAGTTGAAAGCTAACCCTATGAAAGTTGCAACTAGTGCTTATGGCGAACCTGTTGCTGTACTGAACCGAAATGAACCAGCATTTTATTGCGTACCTGCAGAAGCGTACGAAATGATGATGGACAGACTCGAAGATCTTGAACTACTAGCTATTGCGAAAGAGCGTGAATCTGAAGAGAGCATTTCGGTAAATATTGATGACCTATAA
- a CDS encoding GNAT family N-acetyltransferase, translating into MSSADLPALYDIYTDKEVVNNNRYLPDIKREEFELMFNDSQLNFVAVESDGELLGHLAINSTSKPRLKHSASFGIAVAKTSRGKGVGRFLMEYLLAYCDEQLNLTRLELEVHANNVAALALYKSFGFEVEGTKRKAVLVEEDLVDIVIMSRVRT; encoded by the coding sequence ATGAGCTCAGCTGATTTGCCAGCTTTGTATGATATTTACACTGACAAAGAGGTTGTGAACAACAATCGTTACTTGCCTGACATCAAAAGGGAAGAGTTCGAGTTAATGTTCAATGACAGCCAGCTTAATTTTGTCGCGGTTGAAAGCGATGGAGAACTCTTAGGTCATTTGGCTATTAACTCAACGTCAAAGCCGAGGCTAAAGCACTCCGCATCTTTTGGTATTGCGGTCGCCAAAACCTCCCGAGGAAAGGGTGTGGGTCGTTTCTTAATGGAATACTTACTGGCGTATTGTGATGAGCAGCTAAACTTGACGCGTTTGGAGTTAGAGGTGCATGCAAACAACGTTGCTGCGTTGGCACTATATAAATCCTTTGGTTTTGAAGTTGAGGGTACAAAACGTAAGGCCGTGCTTGTTGAAGAGGATTTAGTAGACATCGTCATCATGTCGAGAGTACGGACATAA
- a CDS encoding IS3 family transposase has protein sequence MKYEFIESYTSEYSISLMCRTLEVSRSGYYKWCHHTPSERSKRRERFEQLIMCTFAQYRARYGSVRIAEELNEAGYACCVNYVADIMNEKGVRARNGKGFKYSKDVAAMTNVADNLLRRDFESEAPNQKWVTDITYIWVKSRWLFLATVMDLHSRRIVGWSLGTTMTVELITNALKMAFESRKPPKGVIIHSDRGVQYRAYKYQDFMRKHGGVPSMSRQGNCWDNAVMESFYSRLKVELIYAEDYQTVEEARMGIFEYIEVFYNRKRRHSALGHVSPVEYESM, from the coding sequence GTGAAGTACGAGTTCATTGAAAGTTATACCAGTGAGTATTCGATTAGCTTAATGTGTCGCACGTTAGAAGTCAGTCGAAGTGGTTACTACAAGTGGTGCCATCATACGCCAAGTGAGCGTTCAAAGCGGCGCGAACGCTTTGAACAACTGATCATGTGTACCTTTGCCCAATATCGGGCGCGTTACGGTTCAGTGCGAATAGCAGAAGAGTTAAACGAAGCAGGCTATGCCTGCTGCGTGAACTATGTGGCTGATATTATGAATGAAAAAGGTGTCAGGGCTCGTAATGGTAAAGGGTTTAAATACAGCAAGGATGTGGCGGCTATGACGAATGTTGCTGATAATTTACTGCGTAGAGACTTTGAGTCTGAGGCTCCGAATCAGAAGTGGGTCACGGACATCACGTATATCTGGGTGAAGAGCCGTTGGCTCTTCTTGGCGACTGTGATGGATTTGCATTCAAGGCGCATCGTGGGTTGGTCGCTAGGGACAACCATGACCGTCGAGCTCATCACTAATGCGTTAAAAATGGCGTTTGAGTCACGTAAGCCGCCTAAGGGCGTCATTATCCACTCAGACCGGGGTGTACAATACAGAGCCTATAAATATCAAGACTTCATGCGCAAGCATGGAGGTGTACCGAGCATGAGTCGACAGGGCAACTGTTGGGATAATGCGGTGATGGAGTCGTTCTACAGTCGACTGAAAGTCGAACTGATATACGCAGAAGACTATCAAACTGTCGAAGAAGCCCGAATGGGTATCTTCGAATACATCGAGGTATTTTACAATCGCAAGAGAAGACACTCAGCGTTGGGGCATGTCAGCCCGGTTGAGTACGAAAGTATGTAG
- a CDS encoding transposase — protein sequence MAKHRNPAYTEEFRKEAVRLASLPGRTAVSVAKELGISAQQIRNWKRQFTRLSDKQFNTLDGVDYSKKESEELRALRRENKRLRDEMEFLKKVSAYFAKQQE from the coding sequence ATGGCTAAACATCGTAATCCAGCGTACACCGAAGAGTTCCGCAAAGAAGCAGTGCGCCTGGCCAGTCTTCCTGGCCGAACAGCCGTCTCCGTTGCCAAGGAGTTGGGCATCAGTGCCCAGCAAATCCGGAACTGGAAGCGCCAGTTCACACGCCTATCTGATAAACAGTTTAACACCTTAGACGGTGTCGATTATTCGAAGAAAGAGTCCGAAGAGCTTCGAGCGCTAAGGCGCGAGAACAAGCGTCTACGTGATGAGATGGAATTCCTAAAAAAGGTGTCGGCGTACTTCGCGAAGCAGCAAGAGTGA
- a CDS encoding type II toxin-antitoxin system RelE family toxin, which translates to MTYKLDFKKSALKEWKKLGSTLQQQFKKKLIERLDNPHVPASKLSGADNMYKIKLRQSGYRLVYKVEDDVIIVTVLAVGKRERSDVYRKAMKRLDD; encoded by the coding sequence ATGACCTATAAACTCGACTTTAAAAAGAGCGCACTCAAAGAGTGGAAAAAGCTTGGCTCTACTCTGCAACAACAATTTAAGAAAAAGCTAATCGAGCGCTTGGATAACCCACATGTTCCGGCTTCAAAACTTTCTGGAGCTGACAACATGTATAAAATTAAACTCCGTCAATCGGGCTACCGTCTCGTCTACAAAGTTGAAGACGATGTAATCATTGTAACCGTCTTAGCAGTCGGAAAACGCGAACGTAGCGATGTTTACCGTAAAGCTATGAAAAGATTAGATGATTGA
- a CDS encoding transposase: MAKHRNPAYTEEFRKEAVRLASLPGRTAVSVAKELGISAQQIRNWKRQFTRLSDKQFNTLDGVDYSKKESEELRALRRENKRLKDEMEFLKKVSAYFAKQQE, translated from the coding sequence ATGGCTAAACATCGTAATCCAGCGTACACCGAAGAGTTCCGCAAAGAAGCAGTGCGCCTGGCCAGTCTTCCTGGCCGAACAGCCGTCTCCGTTGCCAAGGAACTGGGCATCAGTGCCCAGCAAATCCGGAACTGGAAGCGCCAGTTCACACGCCTATCTGATAAACAGTTTAACACCTTAGACGGTGTCGATTATTCGAAGAAAGAGTCCGAAGAGCTTCGAGCGCTAAGGCGCGAGAATAAGCGACTCAAAGATGAAATGGAATTCCTAAAAAAGGTCTCGGCGTACTTCGCGAAGCAGCAAGAGTGA
- a CDS encoding VOC family protein: MDNLNTVEIKSFVPAEDFEVSKRFYQTMGFEMASEFDGIAYFKSGSCSFLLQNFYEPAHCNNFMMHLLVEDAQSWYTHVLKLNLDKEFGVKVTELIEQPWGMLEFCLTDPSGVLWRVAENQ; encoded by the coding sequence ATGGACAATCTGAATACCGTAGAAATAAAGTCATTCGTCCCCGCTGAAGACTTTGAAGTCTCTAAGCGCTTTTATCAGACAATGGGTTTTGAAATGGCATCTGAGTTTGACGGTATCGCATATTTCAAATCAGGCTCTTGTTCTTTCTTGCTTCAAAACTTTTACGAACCTGCTCACTGCAACAATTTTATGATGCACCTCTTAGTTGAAGATGCTCAAAGTTGGTATACACATGTTTTAAAACTTAACCTGGACAAAGAGTTTGGTGTAAAGGTCACAGAGCTTATTGAACAGCCTTGGGGAATGCTCGAGTTTTGTTTAACAGATCCGAGTGGTGTGTTGTGGCGCGTAGCCGAAAATCAGTAG
- a CDS encoding IS3 family transposase has protein sequence MKYEFIESYTSEYSISLMCRTLEVSRSGYYKWCHHTPSERSQRRERFEQLIMCTFAQYRARYGSVRIAEELNEAGYACCVNYVADIMNEKGVRARNGKGFKYSKDVAAMTNVADNLLRRDFESEAPNQKWVTDITYIWVKSRWLFLATVMDLHSRRIVGWSLGTTMTVELITNALKMAFESRKPPKGVIIHSDRGVQYRAYKYQDFMRKHGGVPSMSRQGNCWDNAVMESFYSRLKVELIYAEDYQTVEEARMGIFEYIEVFYNRKRRHSALGHVSPVEYESM, from the coding sequence GTGAAGTACGAGTTCATTGAAAGTTATACCAGTGAGTACTCGATTAGCTTAATGTGTCGCACGTTAGAAGTCAGTCGAAGTGGTTACTACAAGTGGTGCCATCATACGCCAAGTGAGCGTTCACAGCGGCGCGAACGCTTTGAACAACTAATCATGTGTACCTTTGCCCAATATCGGGCGCGTTACGGTTCAGTGCGAATAGCAGAAGAGTTAAACGAAGCAGGCTATGCCTGCTGCGTGAACTATGTGGCTGATATCATGAATGAAAAAGGTGTCAGGGCTCGTAATGGTAAAGGGTTTAAATACAGCAAGGATGTGGCGGCTATGACGAATGTTGCTGATAATTTACTGCGTAGAGACTTTGAGTCTGAGGCTCCGAATCAGAAGTGGGTCACGGACATCACGTATATCTGGGTGAAGAGCCGTTGGCTCTTCTTGGCGACTGTGATGGATTTGCATTCAAGGCGCATCGTGGGTTGGTCGCTAGGGACAACCATGACCGTCGAGCTCATCACTAATGCGTTAAAAATGGCGTTTGAGTCACGTAAGCCGCCTAAGGGCGTCATTATCCACTCAGACCGGGGTGTACAATACAGAGCCTATAAATATCAAGACTTCATGCGCAAGCATGGAGGTGTACCGAGCATGAGTCGACAGGGCAACTGTTGGGATAATGCGGTGATGGAGTCGTTCTACAGTCGACTGAAAGTCGAACTGATATACGCAGAAGACTATCAAACTGTCGAAGAAGCCCGAATGGGTATCTTCGAATACATCGAGGTATTTTACAATCGCAAGAGAAGACACTCAGCGTTGGGGCATGTCAGCCCGGTTGAGTACGAAAGTATGTAG